A genomic window from Camelina sativa cultivar DH55 chromosome 2, Cs, whole genome shotgun sequence includes:
- the LOC104740920 gene encoding probable UDP-N-acetylglucosamine--peptide N-acetylglucosaminyltransferase SPINDLY codes for MDRPETIAVKHEPMSVDSPASSSAIERPPLARPPKLVVLADLNFNPPEADDIDSSIQIPTIPIARLNNEENYQEGGTLTCKEVEPGEVDAKKSSKVGKCRSRSKIEGSSDCGVDADGDQANQGVPASREEKISNLKMGLIHVARKMPKNAHAHFILGLMFQRLGQSQKAIPEYEKAEEILLGCEPEIARPELLLLVQIHHGQCILLDGFGDTDTFKELEGDELEEILSKLKDSIKLDVRQAAVWNTLGLMLLKAGCLMSAISVLSSLLALVPDNYDCLANLGVAYLQSGDMELAAKCFQDLVLKDHNHPAALINYAAELLCKHSSTVAGAGANGGTGASEDQKASMNVAKECLLAALRSDPMSAHTWVNLANSYYMMGDHRSSSKCLEKAAKLDPNCMATRFAVAVQRIKDAERSQDASDQLSWAGNEMASVIREGESVPIDPPIAWAGLAMVHKAQHEIAAAFVADRNELTEMEERAVYSLKQAITEDPEDAVRWHQLGLHSLCSQQYKVSQKYLKAAVSRSRECSYVWSNLGISLHLSDEHSEAEEVYKRALAVSTEDQAHTIFSNLGNLYRQKKQYEVSKAMFSKALELKPGYAPAYNNLGLVFVAERRWEEAKSCFEKSLEADSLLDAAQSNLLKATTMSRLCTCFSSSTVVRDS; via the exons TGACTCATCAATTCAAATCCCTACTATTCCCATCGCTAG GTTGAATAACGAGGAAAATTATCAAGAGGGAGGTACATTAACATGCAAGGAGGTGGAACCAGGAGAAGTAGATGCCAAAAAGAGCAGCAAGGTGGGGAAATGCCGCTCGAGAAGTAAGATTGAAGGTTCCTCTGACTGTGGAGTTGATGCAGATGGTGATCAGGCTAATCAAGGGGTCCCTGCATCCCGGGAAGAAAAAATCAGTAACCTCAAAATG GGTCTGATTCATGTTGCAAGGAAGATGCCCAAAAATGCTCATGCCCATTTTATTCTTGGTCTAATGTTCCAAAGACTGGGCCAATCTCAAAAG GCGATACCAGAATATGAGAAAGCTGAAGAGATCTTACTGGGTTGTGAGCCAGAAATTGCTCGACCAGAACTACTCTTGTTAGTTCAAATTCACCATGGACAG TGTATTCTTTTGGATGGTTTTGGGGATACAGACACTTTTAAAGAGCTTGAGGGAGACGAGCTTGAGGAAATTCTATCAAAATTAAAGGATTCTATAAAGTTAGATGTTCGACAGGCTGCCGTTTGGAATACCCTTGGCTTAATGCTTCTCAAAGCTGGTTGTTTGATG AGTGCCATATCGGTTTTGTCATCTTTGTTGGCGCTTGTCCCTGACAATTATGATTGCCTTGCAAACCTTGGAGTTGCTTATCTTCAAAG TGGCGATATGGAGCTTGCAGCAAAATGTTTTCAAGATTTGGTACTGAAAGACCATAACCATCCTGCCGCTTTGATTAATTATGCTGCTGAGCTTCTCTGCAAACACAGTTCAACTGTCGCTG GTGCCGGGGCTAATGGTGGTACTGGTGCTTCCGAAGATCAGAAGGCATCTATGAATGTCGCAAAGGAATGTCTCTTAGCTGCTCTAAGATCAGATCCAATGTCTGCCCATACGTGGGTGAATCTTGCTAATTCATATTATATGATGGGTGATCACAGAAGTTCTAGCAAATGTTTGGAGAAG gcaGCCAAGCTTGATCCCAACTGTATGGCTACTAGATTTGCTGTTGCTGTCCAACGAATCAAAGATGCGGAAAGGTCTCAGGATGCAAGCGACCAGCTTTCATGGGCTGGCAACGAGATGGCTTCAGTGATAAGAGAAGGAGAATCTGTTCCAATTGACCCTCCCATTGCTTGGGCAGGGCTTGCCATGGTTCACAAAGCACAGCATGAAATTGCAGCTGCTTTTGTTGCTGACCGAAATGAATTAACGGAGATGGAAGAGCGGGCTGTTTACAGCTTAAAGCAG GCTATAACAGAGGATCCTGAAGATGCTGTCCGGTGGCACCAGCTCGGTCTTCATAGTCTCTGTTCTCAACAATATAAGGTCTCCCAAAAATACCTCAAGGCAGCAGTGAGTCGTTCTAGAGAATGTAGCTATGTGTGGTCAAATCTCG GTATCTCACTACATTTATCAGACGAACATTCAGAAGCCGAGGAAGTGTACAAGCGAGCCTTGGCTGTGTCAACAGAGGATCAAGCTCACACGATATTCTCTAACCTTGGGAACCTGTATCGACAAAAAAAGCAGTACGAAGTCTCCAAAGCAATGTTCTCAAAGGCGTTGGAACTCAAACCGGGTTATGCACCTGCATACAACAACCTTGGACTTGTGTTTGTGGCTGAACGGAGGTGGGAAGAAGCTAAGTCCTGTTTCGAGAAATCCCTTGAAGCTGATTCATTGCTTGATGCAGCACAATCTAACTTGCTTAAAGCCACAACCATGTCAAGGCTCTGTActtgcttctcttcttcaactGTTGTTCGAGATTCTTGA
- the LOC104740928 gene encoding Golgi to ER traffic protein 4 homolog, protein MSTRERTKRELPPVQEHIDKLRKVVEEGNYYGALQMYKSISARYVTAQRFSEALDILYSGACIELEHGLVNCGADLAILFVDTLVKAKSPCNDETLDRIRGMYKLFPRVPVPPHLVDVSDDEDVQNLQESLGEARSRVDNLTSFLRAAIKWSAEFGAPSTGYPELHAMLGDYLYTECPELDMVRISRHFVRAEDPEKFASMLVNFMGRCYPGEDDLAIARAVLMYLSMGNMKDANFMMDEIKRQAETKNPELSESKLIQFISYLLETLQRDALPLFNMLRVKYKSSIDRDQLLNELLDEIAERFYGVQRKNPLQGMFGDIFKMMG, encoded by the exons ATGTCGACGAGAGAGAGGACCAAACGTGAGTTACCTCCCGTTCAAGAG CATATTGATAAATTGCGGAAAGTGGTAGAGGAAGGCAATTACTATGGAGCATTGCAGATGTATAAATCCATCAGTGCAAG atATGTTACGGCTCAGAGATTCTCTGAAGCTCTTGATATCCTCTATTCAGGGGCATGTATTGAACTTGAACACGGCCTG GTGAATTGTGGAGCGGACCTCGCTATTTTGTTTGTGGACACACTAGTTAAAGCCAAGTCTCCTTGCAACGATGAAACTCTCG ATCGTATCAGGGGTATGTACAAATTGTTTCCTCGTGTTCCCGTACCACCTCATTTGGTAGACGTGAGCGACGATGAAGATGTCCAAAATCTTCAAGAATCTCTTGGGGAAGCCAGATCACGTGTTGACAACTTGACTTCTTTCTTGAGAGCTGCTATTAA aTGGTCTGCAGAGTTTGGAGCCCCAAGTACTGGCTATCCTGAGTTGCATGCTATGCTGGGTGATTATCTCTACACTGAGTGTCCTGAACTT GACATGGTCCGGATATCTCGACATTTTGTTAGAGCTGAGGACCCTGAGAAGTTTGCGTCTATGCTGGTCAATTTTATGGGAAGG TGTTATCCTGGAGAAGATGACCTCGCCATTGCACGAGCAGTTCTCAT GTATTTATCTATGGGTAACATGAAAGATGCAAACTTTATGATGGATGAGATTAAGAGACAAGCAGAGACAAAAAATCCCGAGCTTTCGGAATCAAAGCTTATCCAATTTATCTCATATCTTCTGGAAAC GTTGCAGAGGGATGCATTGCCTCTTTTCAATATGTTAAGAGTAAAATATAAGTCAAGCATAGATAGAGATCAGCTGCTTAACGAG TTGCTGGACGAGATTGCAGAGAGGTTTTACGGTGTGCAGCGTAAGAATCCTTTGCAAGGGATGTTTGGAGACATCTTCAAG ATGATGGGCTGA